The following proteins are co-located in the Malus sylvestris chromosome 13, drMalSylv7.2, whole genome shotgun sequence genome:
- the LOC126596631 gene encoding probable RNA helicase SDE3, with protein sequence MDSVGDKWDDEERSVIGDKGEIRYIDFDHDKSVRNYNPNEEGPIIVSVPFPFVDGKQGGKPQSVVVGETAVDKITLKNTTTDPVEWGVTIYASNPEDSFKLSLMEPPTADSDLETIQAFLECTSLEDRVLHPGDTLTVWLSCKPKEIGVHTSIVHFDLEPDMIERVVFLLAEDKISQSLAPIRPYTRGIKKKPLNVESHHGSVRPSRKTYRMYKNRLPRYDIPKDIRSLIESGQIPSVVTEGLTRGNYQHFFKNLLIMEEIALEESMRSYDMEGVPLRKRGQQYLSLEVPGLAERRPSLVQGDFVFAKLEYEDERSLPYKGHIYRVEADDVYLKFAPEFHSHHRDGNLYKVQFTYNRISMRRLYQAVDATEDLDVGFLFPSESTQRRMIRAMRMVPISCTLNEEQRRSVEMILGCKGGPPYVIYGPPGTGKTMTLVETILQLYTTRKRDRILVCAPSNSAADHILEKLLNANADVVVQEFDILRLNAPSRPYEDVNPDLIDYCFYDDDAFTCPELNALLRYRIIICTYTSASLIYAEGVRRGYFSHIILDEAGQASEPETMIPISSLYKQNTVVVLAGDPMQLGPIINSREAETFGLGKSYLERLYECDFYRNGDRNYVTKLVKNYRSHPEILRLPNELFYGRELIACKDDSVSFMARVDLLPNKDFPVLFFGIQGCDEREGCNPSWFNRTEASKVVEITKRLTAQRNLNEEDIGIITPYRQQVLKLKKAFENESMPNIKIGSVEQFQGQERQVIIISTVRSTIKHNEFDKTYCLGFLSNPKRFNVAITRAKALLIVIGNPHIITKDRNWNKLLWRCADNSSYQGCSPPERQEDDEDTSFSIDDGQPEEFLQTEVPQPAGVGEAEWSDWNI encoded by the exons ATGGATTCAGTTGGTGATAAGTGGGATGATGAAGAACGCTCTGTAATTGGAGACAAGGGAGAAATCCGATACATAGATTTCGATCATGATAAATCGGTGCGTAATTACAATCCTAATGAAGAGGGTCCAATTATTGTTTCAGTTCCATTCCCTTTTGTGGATGGAAAGCAAGGTGGAAAGCCTCAATCAGTAGTTGTAGGAGAAACAGCTGTGGATAAGATAACTCTGAAGAACACCACCACTGATCCAGTGGAGTGGGGTGTTACAATATATGCGTCGAATCCAGAGGACTCATTCAAGCTTTCTCTGATGGAACCTCCAACTGCCGACTCTGATTTGGAAACCATCCAAGCCTTCCTTGAGTGTACTTCCCTGGAGGACAGAGTGCTGCATCCAGGAGATACTCTGACTGTATGGCTATCGTGCAAGCCCAAGGAAATTGGAGTGCACACCTCAATTGTGCATTTTGATCTTGAGCCGGACATGATTGAACGTGTTGTCTTTCTATTGGCAGAAGATAAGATATCCCAGTCTTTAGCCCCTATAAGGCCATACACAAGAGGCATTAAAAAGAAACCTCTTAATGTGGAATCTCATCATGGGTCTGTACGTCCGAGTAGAAAAACATATCGAATGTACAAAAATAGGCTTCCTCGATATGACATTCCAAAGGACATCAGAAGCTTGATTGAGAGTGGGCAGATTCCATCTGTTGTGACTGAAGGTCTTACAAGAGGGAACTATCAACATTTCTTCAAAAATTTACTCATCATGGAGGAAATAGCACTAGAG GAAAGCATGAGAAGTTACGATATGGAAGGCGTTCCTTTGAGGAAGAGGGGACAGCAATATTTGTCCCTTGAAGTGCCAGGGCTTGCTGAGAGAAGGCCTTCACTTGTTCAAGGGGATTTTGTTTTTGCCAAGCTTGAGTATGAAGATGAGAGAAGCCTTCCATATAAG GGTCATATCTACCGTGTCGAGGCTGATGATGTTTACTTGAAGTTTGCCCCAGAATTTCATTCACATCATAGAGATGGTAACCTTTATAAGGTACAATTCACATATAATCGAATCAGCATGAGAAGGTTATATCAAGCTGTTGATGCTACAGAAGATTTAGATGTAGGGTTCCTTTTTCCATCTGAGTCCACTCAAAGAAGGATGATTAGAGCCATGCGAATGGTGCCTATATCGTGTACCCTTAATGAGGAGCAGAGGCGCTCAGTTGAGATGATCCTTGGCTGCAAAGGAGGGCCACCTTATGTAATTTACGGCCCTCCTGGAACAGGTAAGACTATGACATTAGTTGAAACAATCCTGCAACTCTACACAACCCGGAAGAGAGATCGAATCCTTGTTTGTGCTCCTTCAAATAGCGCAGCAGACCACATTCTGGAGAAACTGCTCAATGCAAATGCTGATGTCGTAGTTCAAGAGTTTGATATATTGAGGCTCAATGCACCTTCCCGCCCTTATGAAGACGTCAATCCCGACCTTATTGACTACTGCTTCTATGATGATGATGCCTTCACCTGTCCTGAACTCAATGCCCTCTTGAGATATCGGATCATCATATGCACCTATACGAGCGCCTCCTTGATTTATGCTGAAGGTGTCCGTCGAGGCTACTTCTCTCATATTATCTTGGACGAGGCAGGCCAAGCTTCAGAACCAGAGACCATGATCCCGATATCGAGTCTCTATAAACAGAATACAGTAGTTGTTCTTGCTGGTGACCCGATGCAATTAGGTCCAATCATAAACTCCAGAGAAGCAGAAACCTTTGGTTTAGGGAAATCATACTTAGAGAGGTTGTACGAATGTGATTTTTATAGAAATGGGGACAGAAATTATGTAACAAAGTTGGTTAAAAACTATCGATCTCACCCGGAAATTTTGCGTCTCCCTAATGAGCTGTTCTATGGACGAGAGTTGATTGCTTGCAAGGATGACTCAGTTTCCTTCATGGCAAGGGTGGACCTTCTTCCTAACAAGGATTTCCCTGTTCTTTTCTTTGGCATCCAAGGCTGTGATGAGAGGGAAGGGTGTAATCCATCATGGTTTAATCGGACTGAGGCAAGTAAGGTAGTAGAGATCACTAAGCGGTTGACTGCACAAAGGAATTTGAACGAGGAAGATATTGGGATCATAACACCTTATCGGCAGCAAGTGCTAAAACTGAAGAAAGCTTTCGAGAATGAGAGCATGCCTAATATCAAGATTGGAAGTGTTGAGCAATTCCAGGGACAAGAGAGGCAAGTTATTATAATATCAACTGTCCGATCAACAATCAAACACAATGAGTTTGACAAAACGTActgcttgggatttttgagcAACCCAAAAAGGTTTAATGTGGCTATTACTCGTGCTAAAGCTTTGCTAATTGTAATTGGTAACCCGCACATCATCACCAAG GACCGGAACTGGAACAAGCTGCTTTGGCGTTGTGCTGACAACTCATCCTATCAGGGTTGTAGTCCCCCTGAGAGACAGGAAGATGATGAAGACACATCTTTCTCTATAGATGATGGGCAGCCGGAAGAATTCTTGCAAACAGAAGTCCCCCAGCCTGCTGGGGTTGGTGAAGCTGAATGGTCTGATTGGAACATATAA
- the LOC126597308 gene encoding proteasome subunit beta type-2-A: MESIFGLVGDGFAVVAADTSAVHSILVHKSNEDKIMVLDSHKLVAASGEPGDRVQFTEYIQKNVALYQFRNGIPLTTAAAANFTRGELATALRKNPYMVNILMAGFDKEAGASLYYIDYIASLHKVEKGAFGYGSYFALSLMDRHYHSGMSVEEAIDLVDKCIIEIRSRLVVAPPNFVIKIVDKDGAREYAWRESIRDINAAAA, translated from the exons ATGGAGTCCATCTTCGGCTTGGTAGGCGATGGCTTTGCCGTCGTGGCGGCGGACACTTCAGCCGTGCATAGCATACTGGTGCACAAGTCCAACGAGGACAAGATCATGGTGCTCGACTCCCACAAGCTCGTCGCCGCCAGCGGCGAGCCCGGCGACAG GGTTCAGTTTACGGAGTACATACAGAAGAACGTGGCTTTGTACCAGTTCCGGAATGGGATTCCGTTGACCACCGCTGCTGCTGCCAATTTCACCCGCGGCGAGCTTGCCACCGCCTTGCGAAAG AATCCGTACATGGTGAACATCTTGATGGCTGGTTTTGATAAGGAGGCGGGGGCATCCCTTTACTACATCGATTACATTGCCTCTCTTCACAAGGTTGAGAAGGGAGCCTTCGGATATGGGTCGTACTTTGCGCTCTCACTGATGGACAGGCACTACCACAGTGGCATGTCCGTGGAGGAAGCAATTGACTTGGTTGACAAGTGCATCATCGAGATCCGGTCAAGACTAGTGGTGGCTCCCCCAAACTTTGTGATCAAGATTGTTGACAAGGACGGGGCAAGGGAGTATGCATGGCGGGAGTCCATCAGAGATATCAACGCTGCTGCTGCATGA